In Candidatus Dormiibacterota bacterium, one DNA window encodes the following:
- the rplV gene encoding 50S ribosomal protein L22 has product MEVQAKAKWVRTSPRKVRLVARTLRNLPVSEALVACSFMPKAAARDVAKVIRSAQANAENNFNLVKDDLVIKDIRVEPGPMLKRGQPRAMGRLFSIFKRTSHITAIVEDRPGVVRRRTAALPRAPQPTSRQAPPAAAAAARAAAALTPATTESDERVAPARPKKAKPESKAPASKAPAEGKKTEAKKTDAKKKDDGKKDTKEKKSK; this is encoded by the coding sequence ATGGAAGTACAGGCAAAGGCCAAGTGGGTCAGGACATCACCGCGGAAAGTGCGACTCGTCGCACGGACGCTGCGCAACCTGCCGGTGAGTGAGGCGCTGGTCGCCTGCTCGTTCATGCCCAAGGCCGCGGCGCGGGACGTGGCCAAGGTGATCCGCTCCGCCCAGGCGAACGCCGAGAACAACTTCAACCTGGTCAAGGACGACCTCGTGATCAAGGACATCCGGGTGGAGCCGGGTCCGATGTTGAAGCGCGGTCAGCCGCGCGCCATGGGGCGCCTCTTCAGCATTTTCAAACGCACCAGCCATATCACGGCCATCGTGGAAGACCGGCCCGGTGTGGTGAGGCGGCGCACCGCCGCCCTCCCGCGCGCACCGCAACCCACGAGCCGGCAGGCGCCGCCGGCCGCGGCTGCCGCCGCGCGCGCGGCTGCCGCGCTTACGCCTGCCACCACCGAGTCGGACGAGCGGGTCGCTCCGGCCCGGCCGAAGAAGGCGAAGCCGGAGAGCAAGGCGCCCGCGTCAAAGGCGCCCGCCGAGGGTAAGAAGACTGAGGCCAAAAAGACCGACGCCAAGAAGAAGGACGACGGCAAGAAGGACACCAAGGAGAAAAAGAGCAAGTAG
- the rpsS gene encoding 30S ribosomal protein S19 — translation MSRSTKKGPFVHPSLMKKVTAMNLQKEKKVIKTWSRDSSVFPEMVGHTLAIHDGKKHVPIFITENMVGHLLGEFAPTRRFRAHGHHTEKTTALK, via the coding sequence ATGTCACGTTCAACCAAGAAAGGACCGTTCGTGCATCCGTCGCTGATGAAAAAGGTCACGGCGATGAATCTCCAGAAGGAGAAGAAGGTGATCAAGACCTGGTCGCGAGACTCGAGCGTCTTCCCCGAGATGGTCGGGCATACGCTCGCGATTCACGACGGCAAGAAGCACGTGCCGATCTTCATCACCGAGAACATGGTCGGGCACCTGCTGGGCGAGTTCGCGCCGACCCGGCGCTTCCGCGCCCACGGGCATCACACGGAGAAGACCACCGCTCTTAAATAA
- the rplC gene encoding 50S ribosomal protein L3 — translation MATKGLLAKKIGMTQVFTEKGELLPVTVLEAGPCVVIALRAVQKDGYGAVQLGFGEAKEKQLTKPAAGHFKKAGVAAHRHVREIRLKADAPAYEVGQALKADLFSAGELVDVTGVTKGKGFSGQHKRHHFGRGPVTHGSHNIKQPGSIGSSSTPSRVYKGMRMAGQLGNSQRTTMHLKVVRVDLDRNLILVNGDVPGHKNSLVLVRDSTRQPKGKK, via the coding sequence ATGGCAACGAAGGGGCTCCTGGCCAAGAAGATCGGGATGACCCAGGTGTTCACCGAGAAGGGTGAACTCCTGCCGGTCACCGTGCTCGAAGCCGGGCCCTGCGTCGTGATCGCGCTGCGGGCCGTGCAGAAAGACGGCTACGGCGCGGTGCAGCTCGGTTTTGGCGAGGCCAAGGAGAAGCAGCTCACCAAGCCCGCTGCCGGGCACTTCAAGAAGGCCGGAGTCGCCGCTCATCGCCACGTGCGCGAGATTCGGCTCAAGGCCGACGCCCCCGCCTATGAAGTCGGCCAGGCGCTCAAGGCCGACCTCTTTTCGGCCGGCGAGCTGGTCGACGTCACCGGCGTAACGAAAGGCAAGGGGTTTTCCGGCCAGCACAAGCGCCATCATTTCGGCCGCGGTCCGGTCACCCACGGCTCGCACAACATCAAACAGCCCGGCTCGATCGGCTCCTCCTCGACGCCGTCGCGTGTCTACAAGGGGATGCGGATGGCCGGTCAGCTGGGCAATTCGCAACGGACCACCATGCACCTCAAGGTGGTGCGGGTGGACCTCGACCGCAACCTCATCCTGGTCAACGGCGACGTCCCCGGCCACAAGAACAGTCTGGTGCTGGTGCGGGACTCGACACGGCAGCCCAAGGGGAAGAAGTAA
- the rpmC gene encoding 50S ribosomal protein L29, with protein sequence MKMKDLQALSMPDLQKKLKDSRQELFNLRFQMATGQLQNHRQIRHVRHDLAQILTEIFLKERTGEPATTPEPAPPKPRRRKAAVEETV encoded by the coding sequence ATGAAGATGAAAGACCTCCAGGCCCTCTCTATGCCTGATCTGCAGAAGAAGCTCAAGGACTCCCGCCAGGAGCTGTTCAACCTGCGCTTCCAGATGGCGACCGGCCAGTTGCAGAACCACCGCCAGATCCGGCACGTGCGCCACGACCTGGCCCAGATCCTGACCGAGATTTTCCTGAAGGAGCGCACCGGCGAGCCCGCGACCACGCCGGAGCCCGCACCGCCCAAGCCCCGCCGGCGCAAGGCCGCCGTGGAGGAGACCGTATGA
- the rpsQ gene encoding 30S ribosomal protein S17: MSDQENTTERAMRKTRTGTVISDKMDKTVIVRVQTLKEHPKYKKHIQQATRFKAHDEQNQCKVGDRVRIMETRPLSHDKRWRVVAIVEKAK, from the coding sequence ATGAGCGATCAAGAGAACACGACGGAGAGGGCGATGCGCAAGACGCGCACCGGCACCGTCATCAGCGACAAGATGGACAAGACCGTCATCGTCCGGGTGCAGACCCTCAAGGAGCACCCGAAGTACAAGAAGCACATCCAGCAGGCCACCCGATTCAAGGCGCACGACGAGCAGAACCAGTGCAAGGTCGGCGACCGCGTCCGCATCATGGAGACGCGGCCGCTCTCGCACGACAAGCGTTGGCGCGTCGTCGCCATCGT
- the tuf gene encoding elongation factor Tu: MAKKKYERTKPHVNVGTIGHIDHGKTTLTAAITKVLSKKGFAEFRSFDSIDNAPEEKARGITIATAHVEYETEKRHYAHVDCPGHADYIKNMITGAAQMDGAILVVAATDGPMPQTREHILLARQVGVPRIVVALNKVDAVDDPEILELVELEVRELLSKYEFPGEDIPVVKVSALKALEGDPEWEDSILKLMDAVDSYIPVPERALDKPFMMPIEDVFSIEGRGTVVTGRIERGQVKVNEEVEMVGINDTRKTVVTGVEMFHKLLDSGQAGDNVGCLLRGIKREEVERGQVLAKPGSIKPHTEFESQVYVLTKEEGGRHTPFFKGYRPQFYVRTTDVTGEIELPEGTEMVMPGDNIAMKIKLITPIAVEEQMRFAIREGGRTVGSGVATKVIK, encoded by the coding sequence ATGGCGAAGAAGAAGTACGAGCGTACCAAGCCGCACGTGAACGTGGGAACCATCGGTCACATCGACCATGGCAAGACCACGCTGACCGCGGCCATCACGAAGGTCCTGTCAAAAAAGGGATTCGCTGAATTCCGCTCCTTCGACTCGATCGACAATGCCCCCGAAGAGAAGGCTCGCGGCATCACGATCGCGACCGCGCACGTCGAATACGAGACGGAGAAGCGGCACTACGCGCACGTCGACTGCCCGGGGCACGCCGACTACATCAAGAACATGATCACCGGTGCCGCCCAGATGGACGGCGCGATCCTGGTCGTGGCCGCGACGGACGGGCCGATGCCGCAGACCCGCGAGCATATCCTGCTGGCGCGCCAGGTCGGCGTGCCACGGATCGTGGTCGCCCTCAACAAGGTCGACGCGGTCGACGACCCGGAGATCCTGGAGCTCGTCGAGCTCGAGGTTCGCGAGCTGCTCTCGAAGTACGAGTTCCCGGGCGAAGACATTCCCGTGGTCAAAGTGTCGGCGCTCAAGGCGCTCGAGGGCGACCCCGAGTGGGAAGACTCGATCCTGAAGCTGATGGACGCGGTCGACAGCTACATCCCAGTGCCGGAGCGCGCCCTCGACAAGCCGTTCATGATGCCGATCGAGGACGTTTTCTCGATCGAAGGTCGTGGCACGGTCGTGACCGGCCGGATCGAGCGCGGCCAGGTCAAGGTCAACGAAGAGGTCGAGATGGTCGGCATCAACGACACCCGCAAGACCGTCGTGACCGGTGTCGAAATGTTCCACAAGCTCCTCGATTCCGGCCAGGCGGGCGACAACGTCGGCTGCCTGCTGCGCGGCATCAAGCGCGAGGAGGTCGAGCGCGGCCAGGTCCTGGCCAAGCCCGGCTCGATCAAGCCGCACACGGAGTTCGAGTCGCAGGTCTACGTTCTCACCAAGGAGGAGGGTGGCCGGCACACCCCGTTCTTCAAGGGCTACCGCCCGCAGTTCTACGTGCGGACCACGGACGTGACTGGTGAGATCGAGCTGCCGGAAGGCACCGAAATGGTGATGCCGGGCGACAACATCGCCATGAAGATCAAGTTGATCACCCCGATCGCCGTCGAAGAGCAGATGCGCTTCGCCATCCGCGAGGGCGGCCGCACGGTCGGCTCGGGCGTGGCGACAAAGGTCATCAAGTAA
- the fusA gene encoding elongation factor G yields the protein MARTYALDKVRNIGIMAHIDAGKTTTTERILFYAGRIHKMGEVHDGAATMDWMVQEQERGITITSAATVANWRGHRINIIDTPGHVDFTVEVERSLRVLDGAVAVFDAVAGVEPQSETVWRQADRYEVPRIAFINKMDRMGADFFASWKSIRERLGANAVPIQLPIGSEEKFEGVVDLINKVAITYTDDLGTTIETEEVPVEMREQVELYHKQLVEAVAEFDDVLLQKYLDDRPISGPEIVAAIRKGTVANRFVPVLAGAALRNRGVQPMLDAIVDFLPSPLDKLGVEGINAKSNVTEWRQPADNQPFAALAFKIATDPYVGKLTFFRVYAGTLKSGSYVWNATRGTKERVGRILQMHANHREEIPEVYAGDIAAAIGLKQTTTGDTLADENNPILLESIVFPDPVISVAIEPRTKVDQEKMGQALAKLAEEDPTFKVRTDEETAQTIISGMGELHLEIIVDRMLREFAVDANVGKPQVAYRETIKRKAHGVGRFIRQSGGRGQYGHAEINIEPNEAGKGFEFINKVVGGSIPKEYHSAVEKGIIEALNSGVLAGFPVVDVKATLVDGSYHEVDSNEMAFTIAGSMAAKDGMQKGQPTLLEPIMKVEVVMPEEFMGEILGDLSSRRGQILGMEGRATMQVVRAYVPLGNMFGYATDLRSKTQGRAVYSMEFHHYQEVPKSIAEEIVAKSRA from the coding sequence ATGGCTCGCACTTACGCGCTGGACAAGGTTCGGAACATCGGCATCATGGCCCACATCGATGCCGGGAAGACGACCACGACCGAACGTATCCTCTTCTATGCCGGCCGGATCCACAAGATGGGTGAGGTGCACGACGGCGCCGCCACCATGGACTGGATGGTGCAGGAGCAGGAGCGCGGGATCACGATCACGTCGGCGGCCACCGTGGCGAACTGGCGCGGCCACCGGATCAACATTATCGACACACCCGGGCACGTAGACTTTACCGTCGAGGTCGAGCGTAGCTTGCGCGTCCTGGATGGCGCGGTCGCGGTCTTCGACGCCGTCGCCGGGGTCGAGCCACAGTCCGAGACGGTCTGGCGGCAGGCCGATCGCTACGAAGTGCCCCGCATTGCCTTCATCAACAAGATGGACCGCATGGGCGCCGACTTCTTCGCGTCCTGGAAGTCGATCCGCGAGCGGCTGGGGGCGAACGCCGTCCCGATTCAGCTCCCGATCGGCAGCGAGGAGAAGTTCGAGGGCGTCGTCGACCTTATTAATAAGGTCGCGATCACGTATACCGACGACCTGGGCACCACCATCGAGACCGAAGAGGTCCCGGTGGAGATGCGCGAGCAGGTCGAGCTGTACCACAAGCAGCTGGTCGAGGCGGTCGCCGAGTTCGACGACGTCCTGCTGCAGAAATACCTGGACGACAGGCCGATCAGCGGCCCCGAGATCGTGGCCGCCATCCGCAAGGGCACGGTCGCGAACCGGTTCGTGCCGGTGCTGGCGGGTGCCGCGCTGCGCAACCGCGGGGTACAGCCAATGCTCGACGCCATCGTGGACTTCCTGCCCTCCCCGCTCGACAAGCTCGGAGTGGAAGGGATCAACGCCAAGAGCAACGTCACCGAGTGGCGCCAGCCGGCCGATAACCAGCCCTTCGCGGCGCTGGCCTTCAAGATCGCGACCGACCCCTACGTCGGCAAGCTGACATTCTTCAGGGTCTATGCCGGCACGCTCAAGTCCGGGTCCTACGTGTGGAACGCGACCCGCGGCACCAAGGAGCGGGTCGGCCGCATCCTGCAAATGCACGCCAACCACCGCGAGGAGATCCCCGAGGTTTACGCGGGCGATATCGCCGCGGCCATCGGCCTGAAGCAGACGACGACGGGGGACACCCTGGCCGACGAGAACAACCCGATCCTGCTCGAGTCGATCGTCTTCCCCGACCCGGTCATCAGCGTGGCGATCGAGCCGCGCACCAAGGTCGACCAGGAGAAGATGGGCCAGGCGCTGGCCAAGCTCGCCGAGGAAGACCCCACCTTCAAGGTCCGGACCGATGAGGAGACGGCGCAGACGATCATCTCGGGGATGGGCGAGCTCCATCTCGAGATCATCGTCGACCGGATGCTGCGCGAATTTGCCGTCGATGCCAACGTCGGCAAGCCGCAAGTCGCCTACCGTGAGACGATCAAGCGCAAGGCGCACGGCGTCGGACGCTTCATCCGGCAGTCGGGCGGTCGCGGCCAGTACGGCCACGCCGAGATCAATATCGAGCCGAATGAGGCGGGCAAGGGCTTCGAGTTCATCAACAAGGTCGTCGGCGGCTCGATCCCCAAGGAGTACCACTCAGCGGTCGAGAAAGGCATCATCGAGGCGCTCAACAGCGGCGTGCTGGCGGGCTTCCCGGTGGTCGACGTCAAGGCCACGCTGGTCGATGGCTCCTACCACGAGGTCGACTCCAATGAGATGGCCTTCACCATCGCCGGTTCGATGGCGGCCAAGGACGGCATGCAGAAAGGCCAGCCGACGCTGCTCGAGCCGATCATGAAGGTCGAGGTCGTCATGCCCGAGGAATTCATGGGCGAGATCCTCGGCGACCTGTCCTCGCGGCGCGGCCAGATCCTCGGCATGGAAGGCCGGGCCACGATGCAGGTGGTGCGGGCGTATGTGCCGCTGGGCAATATGTTCGGTTACGCCACCGACCTGCGGTCCAAGACCCAGGGTCGCGCGGTCTACAGCATGGAGTTTCATCACTATCAAGAAGTCCCGAAGTCGATCGCCGAAGAGATCGTTGCGAAGTCGAGAGCTTAA
- a CDS encoding 50S ribosomal protein L23: protein MRAAVEVIQRPLISEKSYAAMATGKYLFRVHPRATKTEIALAITEAFKVEVVSVNTMHVRGKERRRGKTHGFQSNWKKAVVTLAEGQKIESMFQGV, encoded by the coding sequence ATGAGGGCGGCGGTCGAGGTGATCCAGCGTCCGCTGATCAGTGAGAAGAGCTACGCCGCGATGGCGACGGGAAAGTACCTCTTCCGGGTGCACCCGAGAGCGACGAAGACCGAGATCGCGCTGGCGATCACGGAGGCCTTCAAGGTCGAGGTCGTCAGCGTGAACACGATGCACGTCCGCGGAAAGGAGCGCCGCCGTGGCAAGACTCACGGGTTTCAGTCGAACTGGAAGAAGGCCGTCGTCACGCTGGCAGAAGGGCAAAAGATCGAAAGCATGTTCCAGGGTGTCTGA
- the rpsC gene encoding 30S ribosomal protein S3 → MGHKVHPNGFRLGVYRNWEAKWFAPDKEYKPLLLEDVRLRRMLMIRLKNAGLARIETERSSSALTITLHTAKPGIVIGKGGTSVDQLRDELEKITGKRVRVTIQEIKKPELAAQLVAENVAAQLEKRIAFRRAIKQSLMKTMRAGAQGVKIRVKGRLGGSEMARVEWNREGRVPLHTLKADIDFGQTEAKTTFGRIGVSAWVYTGNFPTEAAVKPPTAAEEPVESGVPVALAIGEAPSPLAELVQVAVAAPAAPEVAPVAPAPVTADAPAAAKAKRATRATKATTEATTADAGEKAAPKRTTRARATTTDKPDAPKAPRARATKKKE, encoded by the coding sequence ATGGGGCACAAGGTTCACCCGAATGGGTTCCGGCTGGGCGTCTACCGTAACTGGGAGGCGAAGTGGTTCGCTCCGGACAAGGAGTACAAGCCGCTTCTGCTGGAGGACGTCCGCTTGCGGCGGATGCTGATGATCCGCCTGAAGAATGCCGGCCTGGCCCGGATCGAGACCGAGCGCTCCTCGTCGGCGCTGACCATCACGCTGCACACCGCCAAGCCCGGCATCGTGATCGGCAAGGGTGGTACCAGTGTCGACCAGCTGCGCGACGAGCTGGAGAAGATCACCGGCAAGCGCGTCCGGGTCACGATCCAGGAGATCAAGAAGCCCGAGCTCGCCGCCCAGCTGGTGGCCGAGAACGTCGCCGCCCAGCTGGAGAAGCGCATCGCCTTCCGCCGTGCCATCAAGCAGTCGCTGATGAAGACCATGCGGGCCGGCGCCCAGGGCGTGAAGATCCGGGTCAAGGGCCGCCTCGGCGGCTCGGAGATGGCGCGCGTCGAATGGAACCGCGAGGGTCGGGTGCCGCTGCATACGCTGAAGGCGGACATCGACTTCGGCCAGACTGAAGCCAAGACTACCTTCGGCCGGATCGGCGTCTCAGCCTGGGTCTACACCGGCAACTTCCCGACCGAGGCGGCGGTCAAGCCGCCGACCGCGGCCGAGGAACCCGTTGAAAGTGGCGTGCCAGTGGCTCTCGCGATTGGCGAGGCGCCCAGCCCGTTGGCCGAGCTTGTGCAGGTCGCGGTGGCTGCGCCGGCCGCGCCCGAGGTAGCGCCCGTTGCCCCGGCCCCGGTGACGGCCGATGCGCCGGCCGCCGCCAAGGCGAAGCGCGCCACCCGCGCAACTAAGGCGACCACCGAGGCGACCACGGCCGACGCGGGTGAGAAAGCCGCCCCGAAACGGACCACCCGCGCCCGCGCGACCACGACCGACAAACCCGACGCACCAAAAGCCCCGCGCGCCCGCGCGACGAAGAAGAAGGAATAA
- the rpsJ gene encoding 30S ribosomal protein S10 has translation MAQKIRIRLKAYDHRVLDQAADKIVDTARRTNASTAGPIPLPTEVNKWTVIRSPFIDKDSREQFEMRTHKRIIDILDPNPKVVDALMRLNLPSGVNIEIKL, from the coding sequence GTGGCTCAAAAGATCCGCATCCGGCTGAAGGCCTACGATCACCGCGTCCTCGACCAGGCCGCGGACAAGATCGTGGATACCGCGCGGCGAACGAACGCGTCGACGGCCGGACCCATCCCGCTGCCCACCGAGGTCAACAAGTGGACGGTGATTCGATCGCCGTTCATCGACAAGGACTCGCGCGAGCAGTTCGAAATGCGCACCCACAAGCGGATCATCGACATCCTTGACCCGAACCCGAAAGTCGTGGATGCGCTGATGCGGCTCAACCTGCCGTCCGGCGTCAACATCGAGATCAAGCTCTAG
- the rplB gene encoding 50S ribosomal protein L2 → MPIKKYRPTSPGRRFMSVSAFDEVTTKKKPNKRLLVSLKTDAGRNAQGKITVRHQGGGHRKLYRIIDFKRDKLNIPATVSAVEYDPNRSARIALLTYADGEKRYILAPVGLTVGDKVISGPEADIKPGNALPLASIPLGSTVHNIELNRGKGGQVVRSAGMSAQLLAREGDYAQIRMPSGEVRRVAVVCYATIGQIGNVEHENENVGKAGKNRWRGKRPAVRGVTMNPFDHPHGGGEGRSGPGGHPKTPWGKPALGYRTRRNKKTKNMLVRRRPPKRKSKG, encoded by the coding sequence ATGCCGATAAAGAAGTACCGCCCCACCTCGCCCGGCCGCCGATTCATGTCGGTGAGCGCCTTCGACGAGGTCACCACGAAAAAGAAGCCCAACAAGCGCCTGCTGGTCTCGCTCAAGACCGATGCCGGCCGCAACGCACAGGGAAAGATCACCGTCCGCCACCAGGGCGGCGGCCACCGCAAGCTGTACCGGATCATCGACTTCAAGCGCGACAAGCTAAACATCCCGGCGACCGTCAGCGCGGTCGAGTACGACCCGAACCGCAGCGCGCGGATCGCGCTGCTCACCTACGCCGATGGCGAGAAGCGCTACATCCTGGCACCCGTCGGGCTGACCGTCGGCGACAAGGTGATCAGCGGACCCGAGGCCGACATCAAACCGGGCAACGCGCTGCCGCTGGCGAGCATTCCGTTGGGCAGCACGGTGCACAACATCGAGCTAAACCGTGGCAAGGGCGGCCAGGTGGTGCGCTCGGCCGGCATGTCGGCCCAGCTGCTCGCCCGCGAGGGTGACTACGCGCAGATCCGGATGCCATCGGGCGAGGTGCGGCGCGTCGCGGTCGTCTGCTACGCCACGATCGGCCAGATCGGCAACGTCGAGCACGAAAACGAGAACGTCGGCAAGGCCGGCAAGAACCGCTGGCGTGGCAAGCGCCCCGCCGTCCGCGGCGTCACCATGAACCCCTTCGACCATCCGCACGGCGGTGGGGAGGGGCGTTCGGGTCCCGGCGGCCATCCGAAAACACCCTGGGGCAAGCCGGCGCTCGGATACCGGACCCGGCGCAACAAGAAGACCAAGAACATGCTCGTTCGGCGCAGACCACCAAAGCGGAAGAGTAAGGGCTAA
- the rplD gene encoding 50S ribosomal protein L4 has translation MAATEKSSATVHDRDGKETGTLELPAAVFNAPVNEAVLHQAVRRQLANDRQGTHETKTRGDVSGGGKKPWKQKGTGRARQGSTRAPQWRHGGTVFGPHPRSYEQKMPRKQRRLALRSALSVKSQEGAVRIVEEIALEAPKTRVVAALFDEMGAGARTLFVIPEHDLMLEKSTRNLAGVKTILATNLNPTDVLTADTIVFTRSALTQVEEWLT, from the coding sequence ATGGCGGCCACCGAGAAATCATCTGCCACGGTCCATGACCGCGACGGCAAGGAGACCGGCACGCTCGAGTTGCCGGCGGCCGTCTTCAACGCCCCCGTGAACGAGGCCGTGCTCCACCAGGCGGTGCGGCGGCAGCTGGCGAACGATCGCCAGGGCACGCATGAGACCAAGACCCGCGGCGACGTGTCGGGCGGCGGGAAGAAACCCTGGAAGCAGAAAGGCACCGGCCGCGCCCGCCAGGGCAGCACCCGGGCGCCCCAATGGCGCCACGGCGGGACGGTCTTCGGTCCGCACCCGCGCAGCTATGAGCAGAAGATGCCGCGCAAGCAGCGCCGGCTGGCCCTGCGGTCGGCCCTCTCGGTCAAGTCGCAGGAAGGCGCGGTGCGCATCGTCGAGGAGATCGCGCTGGAGGCGCCCAAGACGCGTGTCGTCGCCGCCCTCTTCGACGAGATGGGCGCCGGCGCCCGCACGCTGTTCGTCATTCCCGAGCATGACCTGATGCTGGAGAAGTCGACGCGCAACCTGGCCGGTGTCAAGACCATCCTGGCGACCAACCTCAATCCCACCGACGTGCTCACCGCCGACACGATCGTCTTCACCCGGTCGGCTTTGACCCAGGTGGAGGAGTGGCTGACATGA